The Bacteroidota bacterium genome includes a region encoding these proteins:
- a CDS encoding helix-turn-helix domain-containing protein, which yields MKTSQIKNREEYDEVMKRIEKSLQKITQLGGIDKLPSKAVKTLKELSLMAEEYEDSIPLMPIKKPTNIIEMIRYKMFEMNLKQKQLAKLLEVSETRLSELLSGKRKLTIELAKKLHAKLNIDAQFILEVA from the coding sequence ATGAAAACCTCACAAATCAAGAATAGGGAAGAATATGACGAAGTGATGAAAAGAATAGAAAAATCACTTCAGAAAATTACCCAGCTTGGCGGAATAGATAAATTACCATCAAAGGCTGTGAAGACCCTAAAGGAACTTTCCCTAATGGCCGAAGAATATGAAGATAGTATTCCTTTGATGCCAATAAAGAAGCCAACAAATATTATTGAGATGATTAGGTATAAAATGTTTGAGATGAATCTGAAACAAAAGCAACTTGCAAAGCTTTTAGAAGTGAGTGAAACACGTCTATCAGAATTACTTTCTGGCAAAAGAAAACTTACAATTGAACTGGCCAAGAAATTACATGCAAAACTAAATATTGATGCTCAATTCATATTGGAAGTAGCATAA
- a CDS encoding iron-sulfur cluster-binding protein: MAPHLDSFLIASKKAFDLDHRKKLNFNISKYDHSVVLGKEQYSNLDLAKTRAAHLKNKVIDNLEKYLIEFEANFTKKGGKVIWAQDTEEALKEVFQILEKHNTKIVVKSKSMVTEEIGLNKALEKRQIETVETDLGEYIQQLDGEPPYHIVTPAMHKSKEDVAKLFHEKFNLPLDSSPADITAYVREKLRDKFRTAQAGITGANFLIADSGAIAITENEGNALMSMAFPKVHIAIAGIEKLIPSTKDLDLFWPLLATHGTGQNLTVYNTIINGPRQAGETDGPEEMYVILLDNGRTNLLAQPEQRRALSCIRCGACLNACPVYKNIGGHSYGTTYSGPIGAVIMPHLEGMEKNKHLSFASSLCGKCTEVCPVKIELHKMLLYNRKDSVKQSLSTKSENWSMFFWKAAMLKRSTMEKGGANLKNFMLKRLFKKAWGEKRDLPKIAPKSFNQIWKEKK, from the coding sequence ATGGCTCCACATTTAGATTCGTTTTTAATTGCTTCAAAAAAGGCATTTGACCTGGATCACAGGAAAAAATTAAATTTCAACATTTCCAAATACGATCATTCAGTAGTTCTTGGAAAAGAACAATACAGCAACCTGGACCTGGCCAAGACCAGGGCTGCCCATTTAAAAAACAAAGTAATTGATAACCTGGAAAAGTACCTTATTGAATTTGAAGCCAATTTTACCAAAAAGGGCGGAAAAGTAATTTGGGCACAAGATACAGAGGAGGCACTAAAAGAAGTATTTCAGATACTGGAGAAACACAACACAAAGATTGTGGTTAAGTCAAAATCAATGGTTACCGAGGAAATCGGTTTGAATAAAGCTTTAGAAAAAAGGCAAATAGAAACAGTGGAAACAGATTTGGGCGAATACATTCAACAATTGGATGGCGAGCCACCCTATCATATTGTTACCCCTGCCATGCATAAATCAAAGGAGGATGTGGCAAAGTTGTTTCATGAAAAATTCAATTTACCATTAGACAGTTCCCCGGCTGATATAACAGCTTATGTGAGAGAAAAGCTAAGGGATAAATTCAGAACTGCCCAAGCAGGCATAACCGGTGCAAATTTTTTAATTGCTGATTCTGGCGCCATAGCCATAACAGAAAACGAAGGAAATGCTTTGATGTCAATGGCTTTTCCAAAAGTTCATATTGCCATTGCCGGTATTGAAAAATTAATTCCCTCAACCAAAGACCTTGACCTTTTCTGGCCTCTTTTAGCCACGCATGGAACGGGACAAAATCTCACCGTTTATAATACCATTATTAATGGTCCACGCCAAGCAGGAGAAACAGACGGGCCTGAGGAAATGTATGTTATTTTACTTGATAATGGAAGAACAAACTTACTTGCCCAACCCGAACAGCGCAGGGCCTTGTCTTGTATTCGTTGTGGAGCTTGCCTGAATGCATGCCCTGTATATAAAAACATTGGCGGACATTCCTATGGAACTACTTACAGTGGCCCAATTGGTGCGGTTATTATGCCTCATCTTGAAGGAATGGAAAAGAATAAGCACCTTAGCTTTGCCTCCTCATTATGCGGAAAATGCACTGAAGTGTGCCCTGTTAAAATAGAATTGCATAAAATGCTTTTATACAACAGAAAGGATTCTGTGAAACAAAGCTTAAGCACAAAGTCGGAAAACTGGTCCATGTTTTTTTGGAAAGCAGCCATGCTAAAGAGAAGCACCATGGAAAAAGGAGGAGCAAACTTAAAAAATTTCATGCTAAAACGCCTCTTCAAAAAAGCCTGGGGAGAAAAAAGGGACTTGCCTAAAATTGCTCCTAAGTCTTTTAATCAGATTTGGAAAGAGAAAAAATAA
- the rnr gene encoding ribonuclease R, whose product MKKKHKSKDPIKSILTKDITSILEKNPKKAFNYKQIAGILRMDDPATRTLINEILVELKDRNVLEEAQRGCFKMNVSNPYITGVVDLKGNGAAYVITDDLEEDVYVAPKFVRTAMHGDTVKVYIISNKKTGSTDGEIVEIIKRARTEFVGRVQLSARFAFLIPDSTKMNVDLFIPLEHLKGAKDGQKAIGRITEWPRGGKNPVGEIIDVLGEPGDNDVEMHAILAEFGLPYSFPRDVEILADKIPIEISQQEIEKRRDFRKITTFTIDPVDAKDFDDALSIRKLENGNWEIGVHIADVSHYVKEGSGIDKEAFNRATSIYLVDRVVPMLPEVLSNNVCSLRPNEEKLCFSAVFEMDDDARLIKEWFGRTIINSDRRFTYEEAQEVIETGKGDFQDEVLTLDRLAKILRADRFKIGSIDFHTIEVKFKMDEKGNPIGVYIKEQKDSNELVEDFMLLANRRVATFVGMKHTDNSDGKEKEESANGKQGKLNHKNIKDKNKDEQLTEIKLDPLRPFVYRIHPTPNEDKLRTFVQFVNKIGFKMTLKSNADASFALNKLIKEVEGKKEENMISQLAIRTMAKAIYTTKNIGHYGLGFKYYSHFTSPIRRYPDLMVHRLLAQYLEGKTVKAEGLEEQCKHSSDMEKLASEAERASIKYKQAQYLEERIGEAFDGVISGVTEWGLYVEIIENKCEGMIRIKDIEGDFYIYDEESYCLIGKKHGKKYQIGDKLKIEVKKVDLMKKQIDFMLAEED is encoded by the coding sequence ATGAAAAAAAAACACAAATCCAAAGATCCTATAAAGTCTATATTAACAAAAGATATTACTTCTATTCTTGAAAAGAATCCTAAAAAAGCATTTAATTACAAGCAAATTGCCGGAATTCTTCGCATGGATGATCCTGCGACAAGAACACTGATAAATGAAATTTTAGTTGAATTAAAGGATAGGAATGTGTTGGAAGAAGCGCAAAGAGGATGCTTTAAAATGAATGTTTCCAATCCCTACATTACAGGTGTTGTAGATTTAAAGGGAAATGGAGCTGCCTATGTAATTACAGATGATTTGGAAGAAGATGTATATGTAGCCCCAAAATTCGTAAGAACGGCCATGCATGGAGACACTGTAAAGGTGTATATAATCAGTAACAAGAAAACGGGTTCAACAGATGGTGAAATAGTTGAAATTATAAAAAGAGCACGAACTGAATTCGTTGGAAGAGTTCAACTTTCTGCACGTTTTGCTTTCCTTATTCCGGATAGCACAAAAATGAATGTTGATTTGTTTATTCCCCTGGAACATTTAAAAGGCGCAAAGGATGGACAAAAAGCAATTGGAAGAATTACAGAATGGCCCAGAGGAGGTAAAAACCCGGTAGGTGAAATAATTGATGTATTAGGTGAACCGGGCGATAACGATGTAGAAATGCATGCAATTTTAGCAGAATTTGGTTTGCCTTATTCATTTCCCAGAGATGTGGAAATACTGGCGGATAAAATTCCTATAGAAATTTCACAACAAGAAATTGAGAAAAGAAGGGATTTTCGCAAAATCACAACCTTTACCATTGACCCGGTTGATGCTAAAGATTTTGATGATGCTTTATCCATTCGTAAACTTGAAAATGGCAATTGGGAAATAGGAGTACACATTGCCGATGTTTCACATTATGTGAAGGAAGGCTCAGGGATTGACAAAGAAGCTTTTAACAGGGCTACTTCTATTTACCTTGTTGACAGGGTAGTGCCAATGCTCCCGGAGGTTTTGTCTAACAACGTTTGTTCCTTAAGGCCAAACGAAGAAAAGCTTTGCTTTTCTGCAGTTTTTGAAATGGATGATGATGCAAGGCTAATTAAAGAATGGTTCGGAAGAACCATAATAAATTCCGATAGAAGGTTTACATACGAAGAGGCCCAGGAAGTAATTGAAACAGGTAAAGGAGATTTTCAAGATGAAGTGCTGACACTTGACCGACTGGCAAAAATTTTAAGGGCCGATCGTTTTAAAATAGGCTCTATCGATTTCCATACCATTGAAGTTAAGTTCAAAATGGATGAAAAAGGAAACCCAATAGGTGTTTATATTAAGGAGCAAAAGGATTCTAATGAATTAGTGGAGGACTTTATGCTCTTAGCAAACAGAAGAGTTGCCACATTTGTTGGAATGAAGCATACAGATAATTCTGATGGCAAAGAGAAAGAAGAATCAGCAAATGGTAAGCAAGGCAAGCTTAACCATAAAAACATAAAGGATAAAAACAAGGACGAACAGTTAACTGAAATTAAACTTGATCCTTTAAGGCCCTTTGTTTACCGCATTCATCCCACACCTAATGAGGATAAACTGAGAACCTTTGTGCAGTTTGTAAATAAGATAGGATTTAAAATGACGCTAAAATCAAATGCGGATGCATCCTTTGCATTAAATAAGTTGATTAAGGAGGTAGAAGGAAAAAAAGAAGAAAACATGATTAGCCAGCTTGCCATTCGCACTATGGCAAAGGCAATTTATACCACAAAAAACATTGGCCATTATGGATTAGGCTTTAAATACTATTCTCATTTTACCTCACCCATTCGTAGATATCCTGATTTAATGGTTCACCGCTTGCTGGCTCAATACCTGGAAGGAAAAACAGTTAAAGCAGAAGGCCTGGAAGAGCAATGCAAACACTCCTCAGATATGGAAAAACTTGCTTCTGAAGCAGAAAGAGCATCTATAAAATACAAGCAAGCCCAGTATCTTGAAGAAAGAATAGGGGAAGCATTTGATGGCGTTATTTCTGGAGTTACAGAATGGGGCTTGTATGTTGAGATAATTGAAAATAAATGCGAGGGAATGATCCGTATAAAAGACATTGAAGGTGATTTTTATATTTACGATGAGGAGTCATATTGCCTTATCGGGAAAAAACACGGAAAAAAGTATCAAATAGGGGATAAATTAAAAATAGAAGTAAAAAAGGTTGATTTGATGAAAAAACAAATCGATTTTATGCTTGCCGAAGAGGATTGA
- a CDS encoding (S)-benzoin forming benzil reductase: MIKVAIVTGGSKGIGKALVKTYSENGYTVYSIARTKNTELKNKNIKHILFDLSNTIELEEMVAKMFKKIKLKELDSITLINNAGSLGKIKSIEKVDVETVQKTIALNTTAPMVLSALFIRNTSKLSCIKKIINISSGAAKNPYAGWTMYCSTKAALDMMTKTIALEQQELPLGVKIISLYPGVVETAMQEKIRKTPIKDFKSVGKFIDLKEQNLLADPIDVASAIFSLDEKNQFANGEVVSLK, encoded by the coding sequence ATGATAAAAGTAGCAATTGTTACAGGAGGCAGTAAGGGCATTGGCAAGGCATTGGTTAAAACATATTCAGAAAATGGATATACAGTTTATTCCATAGCAAGAACAAAAAACACTGAACTGAAAAATAAAAACATAAAGCATATTCTCTTTGATCTTAGCAATACCATTGAATTGGAAGAAATGGTTGCTAAAATGTTTAAAAAAATTAAATTGAAAGAACTTGATTCCATTACACTTATTAACAATGCAGGGAGTCTTGGTAAAATTAAAAGTATTGAAAAAGTGGATGTAGAAACAGTTCAAAAAACCATTGCATTAAATACAACAGCTCCAATGGTTTTAAGTGCCTTATTTATACGAAACACTTCCAAATTATCCTGCATTAAAAAAATTATAAATATTTCTTCCGGGGCAGCTAAAAATCCTTATGCCGGATGGACCATGTACTGCTCAACAAAAGCAGCTTTGGACATGATGACAAAAACAATAGCACTTGAGCAGCAGGAACTTCCATTGGGAGTGAAAATCATATCGCTTTATCCTGGAGTTGTGGAAACAGCAATGCAGGAAAAAATAAGGAAAACTCCGATAAAAGATTTTAAGAGTGTTGGAAAATTCATTGACCTAAAAGAACAAAATCTTTTGGCGGACCCTATTGATGTTGCATCTGCTATTTTTTCACTGGATGAAAAAAATCAATTTGCCAATGGGGAGGTTGTTAGTTTGAAATAA
- a CDS encoding 1-deoxy-D-xylulose-5-phosphate synthase, translating to MKNAAGPLLKQIEDPADLRKIKTEQLPQLCMELRQYIIDVVSVKGGHFGASLGVVELTVALHYVFNTPFDQLVWDVGHQAYGHKILTGRRESFPTNRIYKGISGFPKRSESPFDTFGVGHSSTSISAALGMAVASHYKKEKDKQHIAVIGDGAMTAGLAFEGLNHGGVENTNLLVILNDNCMSIDPNVGALKHYLTDITTSHTYNKVKDEVWNLLGKISKFGPNAQVIAQKIENSIKTAVLNKSNMFESLNFRYFGPIDGHDVLHLEKVLRDLKDIPGPKILHCVTKKGKGYKYSEEGNQTVWHAPGFFNKETGEIIKISPKSPQPPKYQDVFGHTIVELAEKNSRIMGITPAMPSGCSLNIMMKAMPDRAFDVGIAEQHAVTFSAGLASQGMVPFCNIYSSFMQRAYDQVIHDVALQNLNVVLCLDRAGIAGADGSTHHGAYDIAFMRCIPNLIVSAPMNEEELRNLMYTAQLEDMGPFVIRYPRGNGVMTDWKTQFKKIIPGTGRRIKTGEEIAILTIGHIGNYAVNACNVLENEGISVAHYDMRFAKPLDEMLLHEVFQKFEKVITVEDGCIMGGMGSAILEFMADNNYSSRVIRLGIPDVIIEHGEQAELHEECGYSAENIAAAARKMAGKQKVVMNIK from the coding sequence ATGAAAAATGCTGCAGGGCCTCTTCTAAAGCAAATAGAAGATCCGGCTGATTTAAGAAAAATAAAAACCGAACAACTCCCTCAATTGTGCATGGAGTTGAGGCAGTATATTATAGATGTTGTTTCAGTAAAAGGAGGTCATTTCGGGGCAAGCCTTGGAGTGGTTGAACTTACTGTTGCACTTCATTATGTTTTTAACACTCCTTTTGACCAATTGGTATGGGATGTTGGCCATCAGGCTTATGGTCACAAAATTTTAACTGGCAGAAGAGAATCTTTTCCAACAAACAGAATTTATAAAGGTATAAGTGGATTTCCAAAAAGATCAGAAAGTCCTTTTGATACCTTTGGAGTAGGACATTCATCCACTTCCATTTCTGCTGCCCTTGGAATGGCCGTAGCATCTCACTACAAGAAAGAAAAAGACAAGCAGCACATTGCAGTAATAGGAGACGGGGCAATGACAGCAGGACTTGCTTTTGAAGGTTTAAATCATGGAGGTGTTGAAAACACAAACCTTCTTGTAATTTTAAATGATAATTGCATGTCCATTGATCCCAATGTAGGGGCATTGAAACATTATTTAACTGATATCACCACTTCCCATACATACAACAAGGTAAAGGACGAGGTATGGAACTTGCTGGGTAAAATCAGCAAATTTGGTCCGAATGCTCAGGTAATTGCACAAAAAATCGAGAACTCTATTAAAACAGCTGTTTTAAATAAAAGCAATATGTTTGAGTCTCTTAACTTCAGGTATTTTGGTCCTATTGATGGGCATGATGTTTTGCATCTGGAAAAAGTGTTGCGTGATTTGAAAGATATTCCAGGGCCTAAAATTTTACATTGTGTAACTAAAAAAGGCAAGGGTTACAAATATTCCGAAGAGGGAAATCAAACTGTATGGCATGCCCCCGGCTTTTTCAATAAGGAAACGGGAGAGATAATAAAAATATCACCAAAATCACCCCAGCCCCCAAAATACCAGGATGTATTTGGACATACTATTGTTGAGCTTGCAGAAAAAAATTCCAGAATAATGGGAATTACGCCAGCCATGCCCTCGGGCTGTTCCTTGAATATTATGATGAAAGCAATGCCAGACAGGGCATTTGATGTAGGCATTGCTGAGCAACATGCTGTAACTTTTTCAGCAGGTTTGGCTTCACAGGGAATGGTTCCTTTTTGCAATATTTATTCCTCCTTTATGCAAAGGGCTTATGACCAGGTTATTCATGATGTGGCCCTTCAAAACCTCAATGTAGTTTTGTGTCTTGACAGGGCAGGCATTGCTGGTGCAGATGGTTCAACTCATCATGGTGCTTATGATATTGCTTTTATGCGGTGTATTCCCAATTTAATTGTGTCTGCTCCAATGAATGAGGAAGAATTACGCAACCTTATGTATACTGCCCAACTGGAAGACATGGGGCCTTTTGTAATCCGTTATCCTCGGGGAAACGGAGTAATGACCGATTGGAAAACCCAATTCAAAAAAATAATTCCTGGAACCGGACGCAGGATAAAAACAGGTGAAGAAATTGCTATTTTAACTATTGGCCATATTGGGAATTATGCTGTAAATGCTTGTAATGTTTTGGAGAATGAAGGAATATCAGTAGCGCATTATGATATGCGTTTTGCAAAACCCCTGGATGAAATGCTATTGCATGAAGTTTTTCAAAAGTTTGAAAAAGTAATTACTGTTGAAGACGGTTGTATTATGGGTGGAATGGGAAGTGCAATTCTTGAGTTTATGGCTGATAACAATTATTCATCAAGAGTAATCCGCCTTGGAATTCCCGATGTTATTATTGAACATGGAGAACAAGCTGAGCTTCATGAAGAATGTGGTTACAGTGCCGAGAATATAGCTGCTGCAGCAAGAAAAATGGCCGGAAAGCAAAAAGTTGTAATGAATATTAAATAA
- a CDS encoding efflux RND transporter permease subunit, with product MKITREFKLSSFAVDNKTTIFVLTIIIFFAGIISYSNMPKENFPELVIPQIFIGTAYPGNSALDIEKMVSRPLEKEIKSISGVEKVTSTSIQGFSTVLVEFNFETDPSEALRKVKDAVDRTKSGNDFPKDLPAEPNVFEMNFSEFPIMNINLSGDFSIEQLSAYAEYLEDRIESLTEISKVDIRGVQQKEVEIALDMHKMDALQINFQNIEEAIQRENVTISGGDLLNGDLRRSVRIVGEFVTLNEIKSIIVKDEKYNIVHLVDIATVSFKDEESRSYAREFGKPVVMLDVVKRSGQNLLEASRRINEIIASAKSEKFPKSLQISVTNDQSNMTRNQVDNLENSIISGIILVVLVLLFFLGLRNALFVGVAIPLSMFMAFMILGAMGVTLNLMVLFALILALGMLVDNGIVVVENIYRLMDEGLNAVQAAKQGVGEVAIPIITSTATTLAAFLPLAFWPGMMGEFMKYLPITLIIVLGSSLFVALVINPVLTAAFMKSGETIPSKKKVLIAFSIVTVLGLISLFLKFNTFGNLLIIAGFLLVLNLYILGPATARFQNVFLPKIESKYSRFLTFTLKKKNPLVFFFGTFVLLILSFVLLILFTPKVEFFPVNQPNYVNIFIEKPIGTDIEATNAATSRVENILVNTLAEFEEPVEEGSMLARKNFLVESVIAQVGDGTSDPSQGPVMGNTPHKGRITVNFVEFQHRRGVSTAEVMEKIRNNIKAIPGVQVTVDKNQAGPPRGKPINIEISGEDYDSLVIYAENIRAYINDLNVNGIEELKPDVELGKPELLVEIDRDKSRRFGISTGQVGSAIRTALFGKEISRFKQGKDDYPINIRFKDEYRYNTESLLNQRITFRDMVSGKMRQVPISSIATPVKSTTFSAVKRKNQNRVITITSNVKEGVNPNETVQEIKNAMKDFNLPEGYQVKFTGEQEEQAKEMSFLSKALLMAVFLIFLILVAQFNSSGTPFIIVASVVFSLIGVLLGLVIFQMDFIVIMTMIGIISLAGIVVNNAIVLIDYSNLLMDRRKQELDMPMGEMLPIDEIKNIIVEAGQKRLRPVLLTAITTILGLLPLALGMNINFFTLLSDFDPQIYFGGDNALFWGPMSSTVIFGLFFATFLTLIIVPGMYYLMNALKERVYGRKN from the coding sequence ATGAAAATTACCAGGGAGTTCAAACTTTCCTCCTTTGCGGTTGATAATAAAACCACAATATTTGTTTTAACCATCATTATATTTTTTGCAGGCATAATATCCTATTCCAATATGCCAAAAGAGAATTTTCCAGAACTGGTGATACCCCAAATTTTTATTGGGACGGCTTACCCTGGAAATTCAGCCCTGGATATTGAAAAAATGGTAAGCAGGCCACTGGAGAAAGAAATAAAATCAATTAGCGGGGTGGAAAAAGTTACCTCAACTTCAATCCAGGGATTTTCAACTGTATTGGTGGAATTTAATTTTGAAACCGATCCTTCAGAGGCATTACGTAAAGTGAAAGATGCTGTTGACAGGACAAAAAGCGGCAACGACTTTCCAAAAGATCTTCCTGCAGAACCCAATGTATTTGAAATGAATTTTTCTGAATTCCCAATTATGAATATTAATCTTTCCGGGGATTTTTCAATCGAACAATTAAGTGCTTATGCTGAATATCTTGAAGATCGTATAGAAAGCCTAACGGAAATATCAAAGGTTGACATTAGAGGTGTGCAACAAAAAGAAGTTGAAATAGCTCTGGATATGCATAAAATGGATGCCTTACAAATTAATTTTCAAAACATTGAGGAGGCCATTCAAAGGGAAAATGTAACTATTTCTGGCGGAGATTTATTGAATGGTGATTTACGCAGATCTGTTAGGATTGTAGGTGAATTTGTTACCCTGAATGAAATTAAAAGCATTATAGTAAAGGATGAGAAATATAACATTGTTCATTTGGTGGATATTGCAACTGTTTCCTTTAAGGATGAGGAAAGCAGAAGCTATGCCAGGGAATTTGGAAAACCTGTGGTAATGCTTGATGTTGTAAAACGCTCTGGTCAAAATTTATTGGAGGCTTCCAGACGAATCAATGAGATTATTGCCTCTGCAAAAAGTGAAAAATTTCCGAAAAGCCTGCAAATTTCAGTTACGAACGATCAATCAAATATGACCCGTAACCAGGTTGACAATCTTGAAAACAGTATTATTTCAGGTATTATCCTAGTAGTTTTGGTACTTCTTTTTTTCCTTGGGCTTCGCAACGCATTATTTGTTGGTGTAGCCATTCCTCTTTCCATGTTCATGGCCTTTATGATTTTAGGTGCTATGGGTGTTACTTTAAATCTTATGGTGTTGTTTGCCCTGATTCTAGCATTAGGCATGTTGGTTGACAATGGCATTGTGGTTGTTGAAAACATTTATCGCTTAATGGATGAAGGCCTGAATGCAGTACAGGCTGCAAAACAAGGTGTTGGTGAGGTTGCAATTCCAATTATTACATCTACTGCAACAACACTGGCTGCTTTTCTTCCTCTTGCCTTTTGGCCGGGAATGATGGGGGAATTCATGAAATACTTACCAATTACTCTGATTATTGTACTTGGCTCCTCACTGTTTGTGGCCTTGGTAATTAATCCGGTTTTAACAGCAGCATTTATGAAATCGGGGGAAACCATCCCTAGTAAAAAGAAAGTTTTAATTGCCTTTTCAATCGTTACTGTTTTGGGGCTTATTTCCTTATTTTTAAAGTTTAATACTTTTGGAAACCTGTTAATTATTGCCGGTTTTCTTCTGGTGCTGAACTTGTATATTTTAGGGCCGGCAACGGCACGATTTCAGAATGTATTTCTTCCAAAAATCGAATCAAAATACAGTCGTTTTTTAACCTTTACATTAAAAAAGAAAAACCCACTCGTGTTCTTTTTTGGAACCTTTGTACTGCTAATTTTATCTTTCGTTTTATTGATTCTTTTTACTCCAAAGGTTGAATTTTTCCCGGTAAACCAACCGAATTATGTAAATATTTTTATTGAAAAACCTATTGGAACAGATATAGAGGCTACGAATGCAGCAACCTCTAGAGTTGAAAACATTCTTGTAAACACTTTAGCTGAATTTGAAGAGCCTGTAGAAGAAGGAAGCATGTTAGCTAGAAAAAACTTCCTTGTGGAATCTGTTATTGCACAAGTTGGAGATGGAACAAGTGATCCCTCTCAAGGTCCTGTTATGGGTAACACTCCGCATAAAGGGAGAATAACTGTAAATTTTGTAGAATTCCAACACCGCAGGGGAGTTAGTACGGCTGAGGTAATGGAGAAAATAAGGAATAATATAAAAGCAATTCCGGGTGTACAGGTTACAGTAGATAAAAACCAGGCAGGGCCACCGCGTGGAAAGCCGATAAACATAGAAATAAGTGGCGAAGATTATGATTCACTGGTGATTTATGCAGAGAATATACGGGCGTATATTAATGATTTAAATGTAAATGGCATTGAGGAACTAAAGCCTGATGTGGAACTTGGCAAACCTGAATTACTAGTAGAAATAGACAGAGATAAATCCCGAAGGTTTGGAATTTCAACAGGCCAGGTTGGTTCGGCCATAAGAACGGCTTTGTTTGGTAAAGAGATTTCCAGGTTTAAACAGGGAAAGGATGATTATCCAATTAATATTCGCTTTAAAGACGAGTACAGATACAATACCGAAAGCTTGTTAAACCAACGCATTACCTTCAGGGATATGGTTAGCGGAAAGATGAGACAAGTACCCATTTCATCCATTGCAACTCCTGTAAAAAGCACCACCTTTAGTGCTGTGAAGCGAAAAAATCAAAACCGGGTTATTACTATTACCTCCAACGTAAAGGAAGGTGTTAATCCCAATGAAACTGTTCAGGAAATTAAAAATGCGATGAAGGACTTTAATCTTCCGGAGGGATACCAGGTTAAGTTTACCGGAGAGCAGGAGGAACAAGCAAAAGAAATGAGCTTTTTGAGCAAGGCTTTGCTTATGGCCGTTTTTCTTATCTTTTTAATTTTGGTAGCACAATTTAACTCCTCAGGAACACCCTTTATCATTGTTGCTTCTGTAGTATTCAGTTTAATTGGAGTATTGTTAGGATTGGTTATTTTCCAAATGGACTTTATTGTAATCATGACTATGATTGGAATTATTTCATTGGCAGGGATTGTAGTAAACAATGCCATTGTACTAATTGATTACAGCAACTTACTTATGGACCGGCGCAAACAGGAGCTTGATATGCCCATGGGTGAAATGTTACCAATAGATGAAATTAAAAACATTATCGTGGAGGCCGGGCAAAAAAGATTACGCCCGGTGTTGCTTACTGCCATTACCACCATACTGGGATTATTGCCGCTTGCTTTAGGAATGAATATTAATTTTTTCACCCTTTTGTCCGATTTTGATCCACAAATATATTTTGGCGGAGACAATGCGCTTTTTTGGGGCCCAATGTCATCTACAGTGATTTTTGGTTTGTTTTTCGCAACTTTTCTAACATTGATTATCGTTCCAGGAATGTATTACTTGATGAACGCTCTTAAAGAGAGAGTTTATGGCAGAAAAAATTAA